Proteins encoded by one window of Cylindrospermum stagnale PCC 7417:
- a CDS encoding acyl-CoA thioesterase, translating into MSEEKPSQPKLPSTSALDSPSNRLFENWFEYPIRVQPHHTDYAGIVWHGSYIAWMEEARVECLRSIGIEFADLVALGCDLPVVELSVRYHRSIQLGKAVVVRTRMTEATGVRINWDYTIVSNDGQELYVTALVTLVAVDRERGKIMRQLPASFQDALAKISASIT; encoded by the coding sequence ATGTCTGAAGAAAAACCAAGCCAACCAAAACTACCATCAACCAGCGCCTTAGACAGTCCGTCAAATCGTTTGTTTGAGAACTGGTTTGAATATCCTATCAGAGTGCAACCCCACCACACCGACTATGCAGGAATTGTTTGGCATGGTTCCTATATAGCTTGGATGGAAGAAGCACGGGTAGAATGCTTGAGATCAATAGGTATTGAATTTGCTGATTTAGTAGCCTTAGGCTGTGATTTACCAGTTGTAGAATTATCAGTACGCTATCATCGGTCAATTCAATTAGGTAAGGCAGTGGTGGTAAGAACACGCATGACTGAGGCGACTGGTGTCCGCATTAATTGGGACTATACGATTGTCTCAAATGATGGACAAGAATTATATGTTACCGCCCTGGTGACTTTAGTTGCAGTAGATCGGGAAAGAGGCAAGATTATGCGCCAGCTACCTGCGAGTTTTCAGGATGCATTGGCAAAGATTTCAGCATCAATCACCTAA
- the dxr gene encoding 1-deoxy-D-xylulose-5-phosphate reductoisomerase: protein MKAITLVGSTGSIGTQTLDIVAHYPDQFRIVGLAAGSNVEMFASQIRQFRPQIAAIFAADKLPALKEAIIDLDPQPILLAGVTGVIEVARYGDAETVVTGIVGCAGLLPTIAAIEAGKDIALANKETLIAGGPVVLPLVAKHGVKLLPADSEHSAIFQCLQGVPKGGLRRILLTASGGAFRDWDVEKLAEVTVADAIKHPNWSMGRKITVDSATLMNKGLEVIEAHYLFGLDYDNIDIVIHPQSIIHSLIELQDTSVLAQLGWPDMRLPLLYAMSWPDRIYTNWERLDLVKAGNLTFREPDHQKYPCMQLAYAVGRAGGSMPAVLNAANEQAVALFLEEKIQFLDIPRCIEWVCDRHQNDNRTNPSLDDILAADIWARQEVLTATEKLATSSQLISLH from the coding sequence GTGAAAGCTATTACTCTTGTTGGTTCCACTGGCTCAATCGGTACTCAGACTTTAGATATTGTCGCTCACTACCCAGATCAGTTTCGGATAGTCGGATTGGCAGCTGGGAGCAATGTGGAGATGTTCGCATCTCAAATTCGGCAGTTTCGACCGCAAATAGCCGCGATTTTTGCCGCAGATAAATTACCAGCACTCAAAGAAGCAATCATTGACCTCGACCCCCAACCAATTTTATTGGCTGGTGTTACTGGAGTCATAGAAGTTGCCCGCTACGGCGATGCGGAAACCGTTGTTACGGGTATCGTTGGTTGTGCTGGGTTGCTACCCACAATCGCCGCTATTGAAGCTGGTAAAGATATTGCCTTAGCGAACAAAGAAACCCTGATCGCTGGGGGTCCAGTGGTTCTACCCCTAGTCGCCAAACATGGAGTCAAACTATTACCTGCTGATTCCGAGCATTCTGCTATATTTCAATGTCTCCAAGGTGTTCCTAAAGGCGGCTTACGGCGGATTTTGCTCACTGCCTCCGGTGGCGCTTTCCGAGATTGGGATGTAGAAAAATTAGCAGAAGTGACAGTTGCCGACGCTATCAAACATCCTAATTGGTCAATGGGGCGGAAAATCACAGTAGACTCTGCAACTTTAATGAATAAAGGACTGGAAGTGATTGAGGCTCACTACCTGTTTGGCTTAGATTATGACAATATCGATATTGTCATTCATCCCCAAAGCATTATTCACTCGCTGATTGAGTTGCAAGATACCTCCGTTTTAGCCCAACTCGGTTGGCCAGATATGCGCTTACCCCTACTTTATGCGATGTCTTGGCCTGATCGCATCTACACCAACTGGGAACGATTAGATTTGGTAAAAGCTGGAAATTTAACCTTCCGCGAACCAGATCACCAAAAATATCCTTGTATGCAGTTGGCTTATGCTGTGGGTAGGGCTGGTGGTTCGATGCCAGCCGTGTTAAATGCCGCTAATGAACAAGCTGTGGCATTATTTTTAGAAGAGAAAATTCAATTTTTAGATATTCCTCGCTGTATCGAATGGGTATGCGATCGCCATCAAAATGATAACCGCACCAATCCCTCTTTAGATGACATTTTGGCAGCAGATATATGGGCAAGACAAGAAGTTTTGACAGCAACTGAAAAGTTAGCAACTTCCTCACAACTCATCTCTTTGCACTAA
- a CDS encoding DUF2079 domain-containing protein: protein MGKKLHQVDFVGWMIGVSSLILFISSIWRHELFNSGAWDLGIFDQAVYLISQGLPPISSFLNFHILADHAAGILYPLALLYKIYPSVYWLFAVQSGALALGALPTWYLARQAGLKAGQAVAMVAVYLLYPLVYNANLFDFHPDAIAVPAILTAVLAARLGRLGWFCASILLVLGCKAVLSLTVAAMGVWLLFFEKRRLYGAIALFSGISWYLIANNGIIPFFGSEAALLERHLYRYSYLGKSFSEMTQILLFQPGIILAKVFSSANFEYLLWLLIPVIWGLKPKYITPLIGAIPCIALNLLADHPSQKNLVFHYSLPAIPFLILAVIASLAAGRAWLQQKQAIILWSLVWFLALAKFGFFGSRHLKYLDTWQATKQAIALVQTPGSVLTTYNIAPHLTHRPLIKSTDASNPPADLNAFDYILLNTRHHFSTPEFANSLVNQLNQEPEFKLKYQRDDVYLFVKN from the coding sequence ATGGGAAAAAAACTGCATCAGGTTGATTTTGTTGGTTGGATGATTGGCGTTAGTTCCTTAATTTTATTCATTTCCAGCATTTGGCGACACGAGTTGTTTAATTCCGGTGCTTGGGATTTAGGCATTTTTGACCAGGCGGTTTACTTAATTAGTCAGGGACTACCGCCAATTTCTTCTTTTCTCAATTTCCATATTCTTGCTGACCATGCGGCGGGGATTTTATATCCTTTGGCTTTGCTATATAAAATCTATCCCAGCGTTTATTGGTTATTTGCTGTGCAATCTGGTGCTTTGGCCTTAGGTGCTTTGCCTACATGGTATCTCGCCCGTCAAGCGGGGTTGAAGGCAGGCCAAGCAGTGGCAATGGTGGCTGTGTACCTACTTTACCCATTGGTATATAATGCCAATCTGTTTGATTTCCACCCAGATGCGATCGCAGTTCCAGCAATTTTGACGGCAGTTTTAGCAGCACGGTTAGGTCGGTTGGGGTGGTTTTGTGCCAGCATTCTCCTCGTATTGGGGTGCAAAGCCGTCTTATCCCTAACAGTTGCCGCAATGGGGGTTTGGTTACTTTTTTTTGAAAAGCGACGTTTGTACGGTGCGATCGCTCTTTTTAGTGGTATTTCCTGGTATTTAATCGCTAACAACGGCATCATTCCCTTTTTTGGCAGCGAAGCAGCATTACTAGAACGTCATCTTTATCGCTATAGCTATCTGGGAAAATCTTTTTCCGAAATGACTCAAATTTTGCTGTTCCAACCAGGAATTATTTTGGCAAAGGTTTTTTCATCAGCCAACTTTGAATATTTACTTTGGTTGTTAATACCTGTAATTTGGGGACTGAAACCTAAATACATCACACCTTTAATCGGTGCTATTCCTTGTATAGCGCTCAATCTTCTCGCTGACCACCCATCTCAAAAAAATCTGGTTTTCCATTACTCTTTACCAGCGATACCATTCTTGATATTGGCAGTAATTGCCAGCCTAGCAGCAGGTAGAGCATGGCTACAACAAAAACAAGCAATTATTTTGTGGTCGTTAGTCTGGTTCTTGGCATTAGCTAAATTTGGTTTTTTTGGCTCACGACATCTCAAATATTTAGATACTTGGCAAGCTACAAAACAAGCGATTGCCCTAGTCCAAACTCCAGGTAGTGTTCTGACTACATACAACATTGCTCCCCATTTAACCCATAGACCATTAATTAAATCAACAGATGCCAGTAACCCACCTGCGGATTTAAATGCATTTGATTATATCTTACTAAATACTCGTCATCATTTCAGCACTCCAGAATTTGCTAACAGCTTGGTCAATCAACTTAATCAAGAGCCAGAATTTAAATTAAAATATCAGCGCGACGATGTGTATTTATTTGTTAAAAACTAA
- a CDS encoding DUF2079 domain-containing protein has protein sequence MGKKLEIGTVGWMMIISALILFASSSLRHELFQSTAFDLGIFDQAVYLISQGQTPITSFMDFHILGDHAAWIFYPLALLYKIYPSVYWLFAVQAVALALGALPTWHLANQAGLKESQAVAVAVVYLLYPLVYNVNLFDFHPEVIAIPGLLAAVLAARLGKLGWFCLSLILVLGCKAVLSLTVAAMGFWLLFFEKKRLSGAIAICAGVAWFLIATQMIIPFFSGAEAGAVGRYSYLGNSVFGIAQNLFFRPGLILGKIFSADNLGYLILLLVPVIWGLSPQGLKPLIGAIPCVALNLIADYQPQKDLVHHYSVPALPFLLLAVIATLAAGKGWLKNQRAIILWSLVTFLSLAKFTHFSAKYLDSLDNWQATKQAIAQIPTQGSVYTTAPISTHLSHRQLIKFTDANHPVANVNTFDYVLLNVRHPGWLSTPEFASSLVNQLKSNQEFKLNYQQEDVYLFSKK, from the coding sequence ATGGGAAAAAAACTTGAGATTGGTACTGTTGGTTGGATGATGATCATCAGTGCCTTAATTTTATTCGCCTCCAGCAGCTTACGACACGAGTTGTTTCAATCAACCGCTTTTGACTTAGGAATTTTTGACCAGGCAGTTTACTTAATTAGTCAGGGACAAACACCGATTACTTCTTTCATGGATTTTCACATTCTCGGTGACCATGCCGCTTGGATATTTTATCCCTTAGCTTTGCTCTACAAAATTTACCCCAGTGTTTACTGGTTGTTCGCTGTACAAGCAGTTGCCTTGGCCTTAGGTGCTTTGCCTACATGGCATCTTGCCAATCAAGCGGGACTAAAGGAAAGTCAAGCAGTAGCAGTAGCAGTTGTCTATTTACTCTATCCCTTGGTGTACAACGTCAATTTATTTGATTTTCACCCGGAAGTGATAGCGATACCAGGACTTTTGGCAGCGGTTTTAGCAGCGCGTCTTGGAAAATTAGGGTGGTTTTGTTTAAGTCTCATTCTCGTGTTGGGATGTAAAGCGGTATTGTCTCTAACCGTTGCAGCGATGGGGTTTTGGCTACTATTTTTTGAGAAAAAGCGGTTATCTGGTGCGATCGCAATTTGTGCTGGTGTCGCCTGGTTTCTCATCGCCACTCAAATGATTATCCCTTTTTTCAGCGGTGCAGAAGCAGGAGCCGTAGGACGTTACAGCTATTTAGGTAACTCAGTTTTCGGCATTGCTCAAAATTTATTTTTTCGTCCAGGACTGATTTTAGGAAAGATTTTTTCAGCAGATAATTTAGGGTATTTAATTCTGCTGCTAGTCCCGGTGATTTGGGGGTTGTCTCCTCAAGGGTTAAAGCCTTTAATCGGTGCTATTCCTTGTGTCGCGCTTAACCTAATTGCTGACTACCAACCGCAAAAAGACTTGGTGCATCACTACTCTGTGCCAGCACTACCATTTTTGTTGTTAGCTGTAATTGCCACTCTCGCCGCAGGTAAAGGATGGCTGAAAAATCAACGCGCAATTATTTTGTGGTCATTAGTGACATTCTTGAGTTTGGCAAAATTCACCCATTTTAGTGCTAAATACTTAGATTCTCTGGATAATTGGCAAGCTACAAAGCAAGCGATCGCTCAAATTCCCACTCAAGGGAGTGTTTATACCACAGCACCCATTTCAACACATTTAAGCCACCGACAACTAATTAAATTTACAGATGCTAATCACCCAGTAGCTAATGTAAATACTTTTGATTATGTATTATTAAATGTTCGTCATCCAGGCTGGCTAAGTACTCCAGAATTTGCTAGCAGCCTGGTAAATCAACTGAAAAGCAATCAGGAATTTAAATTGAACTATCAGCAAGAAGATGTATATTTATTTAGCAAAAAATAG
- a CDS encoding DUF1815 family protein, which produces MFLRLAHQHRQFVQDLVMNLQALAVVLERRGYPASCYTCGDQMNSASFMVSLGDNHLIRFLVSDYGITWTEMRDDRELMKLEGAEAINQLQELANLIKQSMQPSTGNKTLAKKY; this is translated from the coding sequence GTGTTTCTGCGACTAGCACATCAACATCGGCAATTTGTCCAAGACTTGGTGATGAACCTGCAAGCCTTGGCAGTTGTATTAGAGCGGCGTGGTTATCCTGCTTCCTGTTATACCTGTGGCGACCAAATGAATAGTGCTTCGTTTATGGTTAGCTTGGGAGACAATCACCTGATTCGGTTTTTAGTATCCGATTATGGAATTACTTGGACCGAGATGCGGGATGACCGCGAATTAATGAAGTTAGAGGGAGCGGAGGCAATTAATCAGTTACAGGAACTGGCTAATCTGATCAAGCAATCTATGCAACCCTCTACAGGTAATAAAACCCTTGCCAAGAAATACTAA
- a CDS encoding helicase C-terminal domain-containing protein, whose protein sequence is MIEAEVHLSLHNFLRSQAGFPSWPHHLTMARLVARALRLGRSALIQVGAVCGYQGRYRTSFVASALMWHGPVTIVAPEAVQQRLLRVEIPRLQQWLPANKPIRTGDAWPGSEFRGLLLTSPEAWLKGLLAGNDSFPQGIPTIIDGVDDLEDWVRDQLTQEIRPYDWEQLMLACPHQAEVIREARVQLTREMFQHPANPYECYLITQPETEILNRLYLDLDQTGLPDSWKQFWQQFHHSYENSAPHRPIPTSPPLFWATIDRRQGLFSLHYAPIELGKILSPIWQRQPVVLIGSALEPETEASLFRQRLGVEDVTCLRFSADSQGEAIQLYLPHKLPLPNTPEFQAAFIHKVRTLLCLSATASGLTVVLVGDVPLKSRVGAILASEFGSRVQVEKTCLDENGILISGWEYWRDHQTVLPAPQLLIIATLPLPSLENPLVAGRVAHYKRSHQDWFRLYLLPAALNELQRAIAPVRESQGIVALLDSRVVNRSYGAQILAALSPLARINYLDPSLFSQTNQEDAAND, encoded by the coding sequence GTGATTGAGGCAGAAGTTCATTTGTCGTTACATAACTTTTTGCGATCGCAGGCGGGGTTCCCTTCCTGGCCCCATCATTTGACGATGGCACGGTTGGTAGCACGCGCTTTGCGGCTAGGACGTAGCGCCTTAATTCAAGTGGGGGCGGTTTGTGGCTATCAAGGTCGGTATCGTACTAGTTTTGTCGCATCAGCGTTAATGTGGCACGGCCCTGTAACTATTGTGGCCCCAGAAGCGGTGCAGCAACGCTTGCTGCGAGTGGAAATTCCTCGGCTACAGCAGTGGTTACCAGCCAACAAACCGATCAGAACAGGTGACGCTTGGCCCGGTTCTGAGTTCCGAGGATTACTGTTGACCTCTCCGGAAGCTTGGTTAAAAGGGCTACTGGCTGGCAACGATAGTTTTCCCCAAGGCATTCCGACAATTATTGATGGGGTCGATGATTTGGAAGATTGGGTGCGTGATCAGCTTACCCAAGAGATTCGACCCTATGATTGGGAGCAACTGATGCTAGCTTGTCCCCACCAAGCTGAGGTTATTCGCGAAGCACGGGTGCAACTGACACGGGAAATGTTTCAGCATCCGGCGAATCCCTACGAGTGCTATTTGATTACCCAGCCGGAAACGGAGATTTTAAACCGTCTGTATTTGGATTTAGATCAAACTGGCCTCCCAGATTCCTGGAAGCAGTTTTGGCAGCAATTCCATCACAGCTATGAAAATTCTGCTCCCCATAGACCCATTCCTACCTCCCCTCCTCTCTTTTGGGCGACTATTGACCGTCGTCAAGGTTTATTTTCTTTGCACTACGCTCCTATTGAATTAGGGAAAATTCTCTCCCCGATCTGGCAGCGCCAACCGGTGGTGTTAATTGGTAGTGCTTTAGAACCGGAAACAGAGGCTTCCCTATTCCGTCAGCGTCTGGGTGTGGAGGACGTAACTTGTCTGAGGTTCTCTGCTGATAGTCAAGGGGAAGCTATTCAACTTTACTTGCCTCATAAGTTACCTCTACCGAATACGCCAGAATTTCAAGCGGCATTTATTCACAAAGTCCGCACTCTGCTGTGTCTGAGTGCTACCGCATCAGGATTGACGGTGGTGTTGGTGGGGGATGTACCACTTAAGTCTCGAGTAGGGGCAATTCTGGCCTCGGAGTTTGGTTCGCGGGTGCAGGTAGAAAAAACTTGTTTGGATGAAAATGGTATTTTGATTAGCGGTTGGGAATATTGGCGAGATCATCAAACAGTCTTGCCGGCGCCCCAGTTGTTAATCATTGCCACCCTGCCTCTGCCATCTCTGGAAAATCCGCTGGTGGCTGGTAGGGTAGCTCACTATAAGCGATCGCATCAAGATTGGTTTCGTTTATATTTATTGCCAGCAGCTTTGAATGAATTACAACGTGCGATCGCACCCGTGCGCGAAAGTCAAGGAATCGTCGCTTTGCTCGATAGTCGTGTGGTTAACCGCAGCTACGGCGCTCAAATTCTCGCAGCTCTGAGTCCTCTAGCACGCATTAACTATCTCGATCCCAGTCTATTTTCTCAAACTAATCAGGAAGATGCTGCTAATGACTAA
- a CDS encoding DUF2079 domain-containing protein has protein sequence MSKKPEIAAVVWMIGISTLILFVCSTFRHELLQSLAWDLGIFDQAIYLISQGQPPISSYIGFHILGDHAAFIFYPLALLYKIYPSVYWLFALQAVALSIGALPTWYLARQAGLKESQAVAMAAVYLLYPLVFNVNLFDFHPEVLAVPALLTAVLAARGGQILWFCASILLVLGCKAVLSLTVAALGFWLLWFEKKRLSGAIAIICGLAWFLIATQVIIPFFSGAEVGAIGRYSYLGNSVLGIAKNLVFHPGLILEKLFSTDNLGYLLLLLAPVIWGLSPQGMTPLIAAVPCVALNLMADYQPQKELLHQYSLPALPFLLLAVIKTLAAGRGWLQNQRAIILWSLVAFLSLTKFTYFGGKYLKSIDTLQVTRQAIAQIQTQDSLLTTDELAPHLSHRQYIFLINRNSLPYNFSRFKYILLNTHKPGLSINQEIAMNLVDQLKNQREFKLEYQENHVYLFIKNNFK, from the coding sequence ATGAGCAAAAAACCTGAAATTGCTGCTGTTGTTTGGATGATTGGCATCAGCACCTTAATTTTATTTGTGTGTAGTACCTTCAGGCATGAACTACTTCAATCACTCGCTTGGGACTTAGGAATTTTTGATCAAGCAATTTATTTAATTAGTCAGGGACAACCACCTATTTCTTCTTATATAGGTTTTCACATTCTCGGCGATCATGCCGCTTTTATTTTCTATCCATTGGCTTTACTTTACAAAATTTACCCCAGTGTTTACTGGTTATTTGCCTTGCAGGCAGTTGCTTTATCTATAGGTGCTTTACCTACCTGGTATCTGGCTCGTCAAGCAGGATTAAAAGAAAGCCAAGCAGTAGCAATGGCGGCTGTATATCTACTTTATCCGCTGGTTTTTAATGTCAATTTGTTTGATTTTCACCCAGAAGTGTTAGCTGTACCCGCGCTTTTAACGGCAGTTTTAGCAGCTAGAGGGGGACAGATTTTGTGGTTTTGTGCCAGCATCCTCTTAGTGTTGGGGTGTAAGGCAGTATTGTCTCTAACCGTTGCAGCGTTAGGGTTTTGGCTACTGTGGTTTGAGAAAAAGCGCTTATCTGGAGCGATCGCAATTATTTGTGGTCTGGCTTGGTTTCTCATAGCTACTCAGGTAATTATTCCTTTTTTCAGCGGTGCAGAAGTAGGAGCAATAGGACGTTACAGCTATTTAGGTAATTCAGTTCTCGGCATTGCTAAAAATTTAGTATTTCATCCAGGACTGATCTTAGAAAAACTTTTTTCGACCGATAATTTAGGATATTTACTTTTGCTATTAGCACCTGTGATTTGGGGACTTTCACCTCAAGGTATGACGCCTTTAATCGCTGCTGTTCCTTGTGTGGCACTTAATCTAATGGCTGACTACCAACCGCAAAAAGAATTGCTGCACCAGTACTCTTTACCAGCTTTACCATTTCTGTTATTGGCTGTAATCAAAACCCTCGCCGCAGGTAGGGGATGGCTACAAAATCAACGCGCAATTATTTTATGGTCGTTAGTAGCATTTTTGAGTCTGACAAAGTTTACTTATTTTGGCGGCAAATATCTCAAGTCTATAGATACTTTGCAAGTTACACGGCAAGCAATCGCCCAAATTCAAACTCAAGACAGTCTACTCACTACAGATGAACTTGCCCCACATTTGAGCCATCGACAATATATTTTTTTAATCAATCGTAACTCTTTGCCATATAATTTTAGCAGATTTAAATATATATTACTCAACACCCATAAACCAGGACTTTCAATAAATCAAGAGATAGCTATGAATTTGGTAGATCAACTAAAAAACCAACGAGAATTTAAGCTAGAATATCAAGAAAATCATGTATATTTATTTATAAAAAATAATTTTAAGTGA
- a CDS encoding mannosyltransferase family protein, giving the protein MAKTQIVITKFLWKSDFFFPAVMWLFSRIIIWSSMLLIATKLPSPVAGIAPHFGWSIFDAWDSVHYRAIATNGYEFIDDGKQHNLAFFPLFPLSIWVLMRLGLPFEAAGILVNNLAFLAALYCLYFWVKERYDISTAQWAIAVVSWCPMSMFTGVIYTEGLYLFLSTAALRAFDQEQYGWTTLWGAMATATRPTGMALIPAFAIASWKERRPPIAYIAGLATALGLILFSLYCAINFHNPFAFIAAQRGWRPSLGFDWQGWLNMLMQIPFGSNWYYGWVHSPNGGIKDFTQPLLFSIIVAIAYASWHFRQRLRSAKVIYGFYALVLFLLILANAELINNLLNVFMVLGGGYILWNFRSHLTPVTVIYGFCGIGLLLASGNPISLSRLAYGIVPLSVAIGVLLSRHPRQGYLALGLFVTLLVKLAIGFAQELWVG; this is encoded by the coding sequence ATGGCTAAAACTCAGATAGTTATAACAAAATTTTTATGGAAAAGTGATTTTTTCTTTCCCGCAGTCATGTGGCTTTTCAGCCGAATAATCATCTGGTCTAGCATGTTGTTGATTGCAACAAAGCTACCGTCACCTGTGGCGGGAATTGCGCCCCATTTTGGCTGGAGTATTTTTGATGCCTGGGATAGTGTACATTATCGAGCGATCGCAACGAACGGTTATGAATTCATTGATGACGGCAAACAACATAACCTGGCTTTTTTCCCGCTGTTCCCTTTAAGCATCTGGGTTTTGATGCGTCTGGGTTTGCCATTTGAAGCGGCTGGCATCCTGGTGAACAACCTGGCATTTTTGGCGGCGCTTTACTGTTTGTACTTTTGGGTTAAAGAACGTTATGACATCAGTACAGCGCAGTGGGCGATTGCTGTGGTGTCTTGGTGTCCAATGTCGATGTTTACAGGCGTAATTTACACAGAGGGGCTGTATTTATTTTTGAGTACAGCAGCTTTGCGGGCTTTTGATCAAGAACAATATGGCTGGACTACTCTGTGGGGGGCGATGGCCACGGCGACACGTCCCACGGGAATGGCGCTAATTCCGGCATTTGCGATCGCATCTTGGAAAGAACGCAGACCGCCCATTGCCTACATTGCAGGTTTAGCAACTGCTCTCGGACTCATACTATTCAGTTTGTATTGTGCAATTAATTTTCACAACCCTTTCGCTTTTATCGCCGCACAGCGCGGATGGCGACCCTCTCTAGGCTTTGATTGGCAGGGTTGGTTGAATATGCTGATGCAAATTCCCTTTGGTAGCAATTGGTATTATGGTTGGGTTCACAGCCCCAATGGTGGGATTAAAGATTTCACCCAGCCCCTGTTGTTTAGCATCATTGTCGCCATTGCTTATGCTTCATGGCACTTCCGTCAACGTTTGCGTTCTGCGAAAGTAATATATGGCTTTTATGCTTTAGTCTTATTTTTGTTGATCCTGGCAAATGCAGAGTTGATCAATAACTTGCTCAACGTTTTTATGGTGTTGGGTGGTGGCTACATTTTATGGAACTTTCGCTCCCATCTGACCCCAGTAACTGTAATCTATGGCTTTTGTGGTATCGGTTTGCTGCTAGCCTCTGGCAATCCAATATCTTTGAGTCGTCTCGCTTACGGTATTGTGCCTCTAAGTGTAGCCATCGGCGTGTTGCTATCTCGTCATCCGCGTCAGGGATATTTAGCCCTGGGCTTGTTTGTGACATTACTTGTCAAGCTAGCTATCGGATTTGCCCAAGAACTTTGGGTAGGTTAA
- a CDS encoding Mannosyltransferase (PIG-V): protein MTQKKYIISLILPLIICSAFILCAAIGMLIYPEAFHKFFSPARLFREIPPIAPHKSYYWDVEAYAEMAINPSCKAFYPLWPLIIREIFHPQTIEQAAHYFLVVATALFFISNFLLFWVLKIGLQRLYLTFLLVLAYAVNPMAIFRVIGYTESLFTTFSIIFIWLCLPKLKLNAQIKLCLLFAITLLMTLTRPVLVQIFFATTASIFTIISLEILQQPRYSFWRNLLASIQKYKYELKMTITIWLAALLGYSIYGSFCLRTRGDFFAPFHDQSQWGKTLGLHLELLLFPKSMLFDLFGLYFPLIILFLSLTFVYLKVIKQQQNLFIPQYKFWWNILYIYPPLLICVYVFNLIRFKKIKLQTDLNRFVLSNYSKNLSKNYIFWFSIYFTSAHSIIIFLTQDRLHSLSRYVFALPFFYVALGYLYRCLPGKIKYQTLFCFISFSAIALVQQWINYGQDKWLG from the coding sequence ATGACTCAAAAAAAATATATCATTAGCTTGATATTACCTTTAATTATATGCAGTGCATTTATTCTATGTGCTGCTATAGGAATGCTGATTTACCCTGAAGCTTTTCACAAATTCTTTTCCCCAGCACGATTATTTCGTGAAATTCCCCCAATCGCACCCCATAAAAGTTACTATTGGGATGTAGAAGCCTATGCAGAAATGGCAATAAATCCCAGTTGTAAAGCCTTCTATCCCCTCTGGCCTTTAATCATCCGTGAAATATTTCATCCCCAGACCATAGAGCAAGCTGCACACTACTTTTTAGTCGTAGCAACTGCGCTATTTTTTATTTCTAACTTTTTACTTTTTTGGGTTTTAAAAATAGGTTTACAACGTTTATATTTAACCTTCTTATTAGTTCTAGCTTATGCTGTAAATCCAATGGCAATTTTCCGAGTTATAGGTTACACAGAGAGCTTATTCACCACATTTAGTATTATTTTTATCTGGCTTTGCTTACCAAAATTAAAGCTGAATGCACAAATTAAACTTTGTTTATTATTCGCAATCACACTTTTGATGACTTTAACTCGACCAGTATTAGTGCAAATATTTTTTGCAACTACAGCCAGCATATTCACAATCATTAGCTTAGAAATTTTGCAGCAACCAAGATATTCTTTTTGGAGGAATTTATTAGCCAGCATTCAAAAATATAAATATGAGCTAAAAATGACTATAACTATCTGGTTAGCAGCATTATTAGGCTACTCTATTTATGGAAGCTTTTGTCTGAGAACTAGAGGTGACTTTTTTGCGCCTTTCCATGATCAAAGTCAGTGGGGAAAGACTTTGGGACTACATTTAGAACTATTATTATTTCCCAAATCAATGCTATTTGACCTTTTCGGACTTTATTTTCCCTTAATTATTCTATTTTTATCACTAACTTTTGTTTATTTAAAAGTTATTAAACAACAACAAAATCTATTTATTCCTCAATATAAATTTTGGTGGAATATATTATATATATATCCACCTTTGCTAATATGTGTATATGTTTTTAACTTGATTAGATTTAAAAAAATAAAACTCCAAACAGATTTAAACAGATTTGTTCTATCTAACTACAGTAAAAACCTATCTAAAAACTACATTTTTTGGTTTTCGATTTACTTTACTAGCGCTCACTCAATCATTATATTTTTGACACAAGACCGTCTACATAGCTTGTCCAGATATGTATTTGCACTTCCCTTCTTTTATGTAGCTTTAGGATATTTATATCGTTGCCTTCCCGGAAAAATAAAATATCAAACCTTGTTTTGCTTTATTTCATTTTCTGCAATTGCTCTAGTTCAACAATGGATTAACTATGGTCAAGATAAATGGCTTGGTTAA
- a CDS encoding DUF2839 domain-containing protein — protein MGEAKRRQTTLGQEQGQDTRILSWVPITKTQAEQFVDWTTRGAWIGIGIMVAVWITIRFIGPAFGWWQVVA, from the coding sequence ATGGGTGAAGCAAAGCGTCGTCAAACCACACTAGGACAAGAACAAGGTCAAGATACCCGGATCTTATCCTGGGTTCCGATCACCAAAACTCAAGCTGAACAATTTGTCGACTGGACTACGCGCGGTGCTTGGATAGGCATTGGCATAATGGTTGCAGTGTGGATAACCATCCGGTTTATCGGCCCAGCTTTCGGTTGGTGGCAAGTAGTAGCTTGA